A section of the Dendrosporobacter quercicolus genome encodes:
- a CDS encoding ATP-binding protein, whose amino-acid sequence MADHHPIKEEVNELIIYRNILTDGIMQKIVRLLSDSNDKPLLSACAAELILKAETLGLRGNLFKSYLTYLIAQDENVFSVIAEKTGGQIGAGLRKAVLHDMSILKNLFNVNWTALAAGGLLTDYSPAIDSAVPGLAELHRQLDAALEYHSPPENPLLVLVNYYAAYGYGDIARYKAFRWTDAGLTGIQHFDAIALTDIIGYDRQKETLLANTEAFVKGKPANNVLLIGARGTGKSSSVKALANSYFARGLRLIEMTKQQMCCLPKIMEILRNRAGKRFILFLDDLSFEEFEVEYKFLKSVIEGGVEAKPDNVLIYATSNRRHLIKETWSDRSGDSDEIHRFDSVHEKISLSDRFGITVTYLAPSQEEYLRIVGELARQNALDISPEQLKQEALRWELAHSGRSGRVARQFIHYLMGQ is encoded by the coding sequence ATGGCTGACCATCATCCGATTAAAGAAGAAGTAAACGAACTCATCATTTACCGGAATATCCTGACAGACGGCATTATGCAAAAGATTGTCCGGCTGCTAAGTGACTCCAACGACAAGCCGCTGCTTTCCGCCTGCGCGGCTGAATTAATCCTTAAGGCGGAAACGCTTGGCCTGCGCGGTAATTTATTCAAAAGTTACCTGACCTATCTCATTGCTCAGGATGAAAATGTGTTTAGTGTAATTGCGGAAAAAACCGGCGGTCAAATCGGCGCGGGTCTGCGCAAGGCCGTACTTCACGATATGAGCATTCTGAAAAATCTGTTTAACGTCAACTGGACGGCCCTTGCCGCCGGCGGCTTGCTGACAGATTACAGCCCCGCTATCGACAGCGCTGTTCCCGGGCTGGCTGAATTGCACCGGCAGCTTGACGCCGCACTGGAGTATCATTCACCGCCGGAAAATCCGCTCCTGGTTTTGGTCAACTATTACGCCGCTTACGGCTATGGCGATATCGCCCGCTACAAAGCCTTCCGCTGGACCGACGCCGGCCTGACCGGAATCCAGCATTTTGACGCCATTGCCCTTACCGATATTATCGGCTATGACCGTCAGAAAGAAACGCTGTTGGCCAATACCGAAGCGTTTGTCAAGGGTAAACCGGCCAACAATGTCCTGCTGATTGGCGCCCGTGGTACAGGTAAATCCTCATCCGTAAAAGCCCTGGCCAACAGCTACTTCGCCCGGGGACTGCGGCTGATCGAAATGACCAAACAGCAAATGTGCTGTCTGCCCAAAATAATGGAAATATTACGCAACCGGGCCGGTAAGCGCTTCATTCTGTTCCTGGATGATTTGTCCTTTGAAGAATTCGAAGTGGAATATAAATTTCTCAAATCGGTCATTGAAGGCGGGGTTGAGGCCAAACCCGATAACGTCTTAATTTATGCCACCTCCAACCGCCGTCATTTGATCAAGGAAACCTGGAGCGACCGCAGCGGCGACAGCGACGAAATACATCGTTTTGACAGCGTGCATGAAAAAATCTCGTTATCCGACCGGTTCGGCATTACCGTTACTTATCTGGCTCCCAGTCAGGAGGAATACCTGAGGATTGTCGGGGAACTGGCCCGCCAAAATGCGCTGGACATATCGCCGGAACAGCTGAAACAGGAAGCCCTCCGCTGGGAGCTGGCCCATTCGGGCCGCTCCGGCCGGGTTGCGCGGCAGTTTATCCATTATCTCATGGGGCAGTGA
- a CDS encoding LL-diaminopimelate aminotransferase: MAIINENYLKLPGSYLFAEIARRVTKFKQDHPAASVIRLGIGDVTKPLPPAIISALHTAVDEMADAATFHGYGPEQGYEFLTSKILENDYAARGITLENDEIFVSDGSKSDVGNIQEIFGINNIVAITDPVYPVYLDTNVMAGRTGELKDGMFENVTYLPCNAENKFTPALPDHKVDLIYLCSPNNPTGTTLSKAELKKWVDYARDNSAVILYDAAYEAYIREDDVPHSIYEIEGAKEVAIEFRSFSKNAGFTGTRCAFTIVPKTVLGKKANGEQFPLNTLWNRRHTTKFNGTPYIVQQGAAAVYTPAGQQQIKAIVDYYMANAQIIREGLASAGIEAFGGVNAPYIWLKTPKGLSSWSFFDKLLNDVHIVGTPGTGFGPSGEGYFRLTAFGNRENTEEAVHRIKTRLSL; the protein is encoded by the coding sequence ATGGCAATTATCAATGAAAACTATTTAAAATTACCAGGAAGTTATCTTTTTGCCGAGATAGCCCGCAGAGTAACCAAATTTAAACAGGACCATCCCGCCGCCAGCGTTATCCGATTAGGCATTGGCGATGTCACCAAGCCTCTGCCGCCGGCAATTATCAGCGCACTGCACACCGCTGTTGATGAAATGGCCGATGCCGCAACGTTCCATGGCTACGGGCCGGAGCAGGGCTATGAATTTCTCACCAGCAAAATTCTGGAAAACGATTACGCCGCCCGCGGCATTACCCTGGAAAACGATGAAATTTTTGTCAGTGACGGTTCCAAAAGCGACGTCGGCAACATTCAGGAGATTTTTGGCATAAATAATATTGTCGCCATCACCGATCCGGTTTACCCGGTCTATCTGGATACCAATGTCATGGCCGGACGGACAGGCGAGCTGAAAGACGGCATGTTTGAAAACGTCACCTATCTGCCCTGCAATGCTGAAAACAAGTTTACGCCGGCTTTGCCTGACCATAAAGTTGACTTAATTTACTTATGCTCGCCCAATAATCCCACCGGCACTACCCTGTCGAAAGCCGAACTGAAAAAATGGGTGGACTATGCCAGGGACAACAGTGCCGTCATCCTGTATGACGCCGCTTATGAAGCCTATATCCGGGAAGACGACGTCCCGCACAGCATCTATGAAATCGAGGGCGCCAAAGAAGTAGCCATCGAATTCCGGTCATTTTCAAAAAACGCCGGATTTACCGGTACCCGCTGCGCATTTACCATAGTGCCTAAAACAGTTCTGGGCAAAAAAGCAAATGGTGAGCAATTCCCGTTAAATACCCTTTGGAACCGCCGCCATACAACCAAATTCAACGGTACTCCTTACATTGTCCAACAAGGCGCAGCCGCTGTTTACACCCCGGCAGGGCAACAGCAGATTAAGGCGATTGTCGATTATTATATGGCCAACGCCCAAATCATCCGCGAAGGCCTGGCCAGCGCCGGCATCGAAGCCTTCGGCGGCGTAAATGCCCCTTATATCTGGCTCAAAACGCCCAAGGGCCTGAGCTCCTGGAGTTTCTTCGATAAATTGCTCAATGATGTACATATCGTAGGAACTCCCGGTACCGGCTTCGGACCGTCCGGTGAAGGCTACTTCCGGTTAACTGCTTTTGGCAACCGCGAGAACACGGAAGAAGCAGTGCATAGAATCAAAACCCGGTTAAGTTTATAA
- a CDS encoding rubrerythrin family protein: protein MSVSNAMTADFLRSAYGGESMAHMRYLIWGGLAEREGLPNIGRLFQAIAYAEYAHADNHFKVLGEQQGDFTVPAGAVFGVGKTADNLQGAIDGELHEVEQMYPVYLETARYQREKGAERAFHFALEAEKIHVELFQNAQNSARNSQDIRIAELHVCPVCGYTGSHDVPELCPICGAKQTIFKYF, encoded by the coding sequence ATGTCAGTATCCAATGCCATGACTGCCGATTTTCTGCGTTCAGCTTACGGCGGCGAAAGTATGGCTCATATGCGTTATCTTATTTGGGGCGGACTGGCCGAAAGGGAGGGCCTGCCCAATATCGGCCGTCTGTTTCAGGCCATCGCCTATGCTGAATACGCCCATGCCGATAATCACTTCAAGGTGCTGGGCGAACAGCAGGGCGACTTTACCGTGCCGGCCGGAGCCGTCTTCGGCGTCGGTAAAACGGCCGATAACCTGCAGGGCGCAATTGACGGCGAACTGCACGAAGTAGAGCAGATGTATCCGGTCTACCTGGAAACAGCCCGCTACCAGCGGGAAAAAGGAGCCGAACGGGCTTTTCATTTTGCTTTGGAAGCGGAAAAAATTCATGTTGAATTATTTCAGAATGCCCAAAATTCGGCCCGGAACAGTCAGGATATCCGCATTGCCGAGCTTCATGTCTGTCCGGTATGCGGCTATACCGGCTCACACGACGTTCCTGAACTCTGTCCGATCTGCGGCGCCAAGCAAACCATTTTCAAGTACTTCTAA
- a CDS encoding DUF3794 domain-containing protein: protein MEEDQQRSWKTKCLPPLGPQKVVMRQVIGECTKQKSIDVHMCVPRRKPGIEQIIDVFVKKVRISSVEIITDRVIVRGHFEVKAIYVACLPAQPVHAIEIRRVRFSVAVPIYGARRGMDAEANVFVEYVDYDCVDKWRLYKHKYNKHDDCDDDWDGHWKHKHHHDDCDDDWDGHWKHKHHHDDCDDDWDGHWKHKHHHDDCDDDWDGHWKHKHHHGGREFDVSVILGITAKVMADREVVLNHQSPMPGLPVKPKG, encoded by the coding sequence ATGGAAGAGGATCAACAACGCTCCTGGAAAACTAAATGTCTGCCGCCGCTTGGACCGCAAAAGGTGGTTATGCGTCAGGTGATTGGCGAGTGCACGAAACAAAAATCAATTGATGTACATATGTGCGTGCCGAGACGAAAACCCGGGATTGAACAAATCATTGACGTCTTTGTAAAAAAGGTGAGAATCAGTTCGGTGGAAATTATTACCGACCGGGTGATTGTCCGGGGCCACTTTGAAGTCAAGGCAATCTATGTTGCCTGTTTGCCAGCTCAGCCGGTACACGCCATTGAAATACGGCGGGTTCGTTTCTCGGTTGCCGTGCCCATTTACGGGGCGCGCCGCGGCATGGATGCCGAGGCCAACGTATTTGTAGAATATGTGGATTACGATTGCGTGGATAAGTGGCGTTTATACAAACATAAATACAATAAGCATGACGACTGCGATGACGACTGGGACGGTCACTGGAAACACAAGCATCACCATGACGACTGCGATGACGACTGGGACGGTCACTGGAAGCACAAGCATCACCATGACGACTGCGATGACGACTGGGATGGTCACTGGAAGCACAAGCATCACCACGACGATTGCGATGACGACTGGGATGGTCACTGGAAACACAAGCATCACCATGGCGGGCGGGAATTTGATGTATCGGTCATCCTGGGAATAACGGCAAAAGTAATGGCTGACCGTGAGGTAGTCCTGAATCATCAGTCTCCGATGCCTGGCCTGCCGGTAAAACCCAAGGGATAA
- a CDS encoding ShlB/FhaC/HecB family hemolysin secretion/activation protein yields MTGSKQRISSQFLQISLILLILLHLSISLAGAAPVVAERQEQSQRARQEALEKKERQERSDVFLQPGSAGQPEFELPEESLSFPIHTIELQGERLDRFAWLQETLEKYQHRNIGLQGINLIVKQAGNLLIDRGYVTTRLLIPEQDLSSGVLKLTLIPGIIHDIRFQDPDQSGSWKTAFPVRPGEILNLRDLEQGLEQLKRVPSQDAELQLVPAEQPGQSDVVITLKQTKPWKIILSLDDSGNKATGRLQLSQTVVYDNLLKANDLFHFSFNQDGEQSGSRYGTKGHSVYYSRPDGNFTYTISQNNYDYHQTVLAGTQPLSYSGTTRDTRFTVEKLIHRDQSSKTHLEFGLIKRRSRNFVEDTEITVQRKNTTAFTAALNERRYLGQTTVDARLAHKQGMPWLGAQDDLSGSDQPTTRYHIWTIDLNVVKPVVFAKTKGQYRFSFSGQYSNHRLYAIDSFSIGNRYTVRGFDGEQTLSAESGWYVQNELLLPLGDTNVYYGLDYGQVSGPATTGLSSKALAGAVAGIRGDMGGGSQYDLFVGWSLKKPAGFASANPAYGFQWVHQI; encoded by the coding sequence TTGACCGGCAGCAAACAACGCATTTCCAGCCAATTTCTGCAAATCAGCCTGATTCTGCTCATTCTGCTGCACCTCAGCATAAGTTTAGCCGGGGCGGCGCCGGTTGTCGCCGAGCGGCAGGAGCAAAGCCAGCGGGCCCGTCAGGAAGCCCTGGAGAAAAAAGAACGTCAGGAACGCAGCGATGTCTTTCTCCAGCCCGGAAGCGCGGGCCAACCGGAATTTGAATTGCCTGAGGAAAGTCTGAGCTTTCCCATTCACACCATCGAACTGCAGGGCGAGCGGTTAGATCGCTTTGCGTGGCTGCAAGAGACCCTGGAAAAATATCAGCACCGCAATATTGGCCTGCAGGGTATCAACCTGATTGTCAAGCAGGCCGGCAATCTCTTAATTGACCGGGGCTATGTAACCACCCGTCTGCTCATCCCCGAGCAGGACCTCTCCAGCGGCGTCTTAAAACTCACCCTGATACCCGGCATCATTCATGATATCCGTTTTCAGGACCCGGATCAAAGCGGCAGCTGGAAGACAGCCTTTCCCGTCAGGCCAGGCGAAATTCTCAACCTGCGCGATCTGGAACAAGGCCTTGAGCAGCTCAAACGCGTACCTTCCCAGGACGCCGAACTGCAACTGGTACCGGCGGAACAGCCGGGGCAAAGTGATGTTGTGATTACCCTCAAACAAACCAAGCCCTGGAAAATTATTCTCTCGCTTGACGATTCAGGCAATAAAGCCACCGGGAGACTGCAGCTTTCCCAAACCGTTGTCTATGACAATCTGTTAAAGGCCAATGACCTGTTTCATTTCTCTTTTAACCAGGACGGGGAACAAAGCGGTTCCCGGTACGGCACAAAGGGCCACAGCGTCTACTATTCCCGGCCGGACGGAAATTTCACCTATACGATCAGTCAAAACAACTATGATTACCACCAGACCGTTCTGGCCGGGACGCAGCCCCTCAGCTACTCCGGGACCACCCGGGATACCAGATTTACCGTCGAAAAACTCATTCACCGCGATCAGTCCAGTAAAACCCATCTGGAATTCGGCCTGATCAAAAGGCGCAGCCGCAACTTCGTTGAAGATACCGAAATTACTGTGCAAAGAAAAAACACTACTGCTTTTACCGCGGCCCTAAACGAACGGCGGTATCTGGGCCAAACAACCGTTGATGCGCGGCTTGCCCATAAGCAGGGAATGCCCTGGCTTGGCGCGCAGGACGATCTTTCCGGCAGTGATCAGCCAACCACTCGCTATCATATCTGGACAATTGACCTCAATGTCGTCAAACCGGTAGTTTTTGCTAAAACAAAAGGCCAGTACCGATTTAGCTTTTCCGGCCAATACAGCAATCACCGCCTGTATGCCATTGACAGCTTCAGCATCGGCAACCGTTATACGGTGCGGGGCTTTGACGGGGAGCAAACCCTGTCCGCTGAAAGCGGCTGGTATGTGCAAAATGAACTGTTGCTGCCGTTAGGAGATACCAATGTCTACTACGGACTGGACTATGGGCAGGTCAGCGGTCCGGCAACCACCGGCTTGAGCAGTAAAGCCCTCGCGGGAGCCGTTGCCGGCATCCGGGGAGATATGGGCGGCGGCAGCCAGTATGACCTGTTTGTCGGCTGGTCGCTCAAAAAGCCGGCCGGCTTTGCCAGCGCCAACCCTGCTTATGGCTTCCAGTGGGTACACCAAATATAG